Proteins found in one Choristoneura fumiferana chromosome 16, NRCan_CFum_1, whole genome shotgun sequence genomic segment:
- the Pak3 gene encoding p21 (RAC1) activated kinase 3, which produces MTGRSGRGVFGKLFAKKQSNRDERATEIGMPTNVKQHIHVSKNSETGMLEGLPSSWQRLLNTQITPAEQHENPDAAAAAVKFHIYTIKKEKAPNEPFKPFVTEQAITEEDLEIEKLLDKKNAHQSQDSDLSFGQSSEEDAPGESYSHRQTMPAQPTKHSMKKKDAMMDLTAIVEDLTMIGHEPEESPILRKKEIANATLTDEEIYEELRKICNKDDPYVRFERAKDLGAGASGVVFVAIDSKDNSRVAIKDIDLTKQSRKDLILNEINVLKGFNHKNLVNFLDAFLSYDHLWVAMELLDGGSLTDVVTEVVMKEGQIAAVCRETLQAIAFLHSKGTIHRDIKSDNVLLGMDGSVKVTDFGFCANIVGDEKRQTMVGTPYWMAPEVVTRKQYGKKVDVWSLGIMAIEMIEGEPPYMKETPLRALYLIAAVGRPKIPRWENLSANFQDFLDKCLQVDVDLRATADELLAHPFLECAMELRTLTPLIKAAQKILHKNYD; this is translated from the exons ATGACGGGGCGCTCGGGTCGCGGTGTGTTCGGAAAATTGTTTGCTAAGAAGCAATCTAATAGGGATGAGAGGGCAACCGAGATTGGTATGCCTACGAATGTTAAGCAACACATTCACGTGAGTAAAAACTCGGAGACGGGGATGTTGGAAGGGCTGCCCTCGTCATGGCAGAGACTATTGAATACACAAATCACTCCTGCAGAGCAGCATGAGAATCCCGACGCGGCCGCTGCGGCCGTCAAGTTCCACATATATACTATTAAGAAGGAAAAAGCACCAAACGAGCCTTTTAAGCCGTTCGTAACAGAGCAGGCAATCACAGAGGAGGATTTAGAAATAGAAAAGTTGTTAGACAAGAAAAATGCTCACCAAAGCCAAGATTCTGACCTTTCTTTCGGTCAGAGTAGCGAGGAGGATGCGCCAGGGGAGTCGTACAGCCACCGACAGACCATGCCCGCACAGCCCACCAAACACAGCATGAAGAAGAAAGATGCTATGATGGACCTCACAGCCATAGTTGAGGACCTCACCATGATAGGCCACGAGCCGGAAGAAAGCCCTATTCTTAGAAAGAAGGAGATTGCTAATGCAACTCTGACTGATGAAGAAATTTATGAGGAGTTGAGGAAGATTTGTAATAAGGATGATCCCTATGTGAGGTTTGAACGTGCCAAGGACCTCGGTGCAGGAGCTTCAG GTGTGGTATTCGTGGCGATAGACAGCAAGGACAACTCTCGAGTCGCCATCAAGGACATCGATTTGACAAAGCAATCCAGAAAAGATCTCATACTCAATGAAATCAATGTATTAAAGGGTTTCAATCACAAGAACCTTGTCAACTTCCTGGACGCGTTCCTGAGTTATGACCATCTTTGGGTCGCTATGGAGCTGCTTGACGGCGGGTCGTTGACTGACGTGGTGACCGAAGTGGTCATGAAAGAGGGCCAGATCGCTGCGGTCTGCCGCGAGACTCTCCAAGCGATCGCCTTCCTCCACTCCAAAGGGACCATACACAGAGACATCAAGTCCGACAACGTCCTACTCGGCATGGACGGGAGCGTCAAAGTCACGGACTTTGGCTTCTGCGCGAACATAGTCGGCGATGAGAAACGCCAGACCATGGTCGGTACTCCATACTGGATGGCGCCCGAAGTTGTCACAAGAAAACAGTACGGGAAGAAGGTGGATGTCTGGTCACTCGGGATCATGGCTATAGAGATGATAGAAGGGGAGCCTCCGTATATGAAGGAGACGCCTCTAAGAGCGCTGTATCTGATCGCTGCGGTCGGCCGGCCGAAGATCCCTAGGTGGGAGAACCTTTCTGCGAATTTCCAGGACTTCCTGGACAAGTGTCTACAGGTAGATGTAGACTTGCGCGCGACGGCGGACGAGCTCCTCGCGCACCCTTTCCTGGAATGCGCCATGGAACTCCGCACCCTCACGCCCCTCATCAAGGCCGCGCAGAAAATCCTCCACAAAAACTACGACTGA
- the LOC141436294 gene encoding methionine synthase reductase translates to MVMSHNFQQIFDETSSTVVVTLPAFKETGLKLEFQDQKDTVTVYKDKQPPLPFARSNVFHAEISSWRRLTAVGGDCKTVYELTFDVKGSNFEFKAGDTIGILPRNNPDEVNAVLEHLGLAAQADLCYDLNVNSNLKGKIPAHVPVKSTIRHVLSHCVDLRSILKKLFILALSRHTKCDTERRALEYLCSKEGAASYTTHILNKNICLLDIFTIFKTCKPPIEILLANLPRLLPRPYSIVNSGLKDSSILKICFSVMTLENNRQGLTTSWLETLLELDNFENRMKNLSLNNLNKQRVPMYVRRNMADFSLPPNIKSHLLMIATGTGVAPFMGFLEERQMMKESTQSEMGEAWLFFGCRNPDFDYLYEGELAQYEDSMVLNKCITAFSRVKNAEARRVQNALCDNGEDVARLIKDGASVFVCGEAKSMVTQVKESIIGYLVKHGGQTLEEAEKYIVQMEKDKRYVTDLWS, encoded by the exons ATGGTGATGTCACATAATTTCCAGCAAATTTTCGATGAAACGTCGTCCACAGTAGTAGTTACATTACCAGCATTCAAAGAAACAGGGCTTAAATTGGAATTTCAAGATCAAAAG gATACTGTAACTGTTTACAAGGATAAACAGCCGCCTCTGCCATTCGCGCGCTCGAACGTGTTTCACGCAGAGATATCGAGTTGGCGCCGCCTCACTGCCGTCGGTGGGGACTGCAAGACGGTTTATGAACTAACGTTTGATGTTAAA GGCAGCAATTTTGAGTTCAAAGCCGGTGATACAATAGGCATCCTTCCCCGAAACAATCCTGATGAAGTGAATGCTGTGTTGGAGCACTTGGGCCTCGCAGCGCAAGCTGATTTGTGCTACGATCTGAATGTCAATAGCAATCTCAAAGGGAAAATACCGGCACATGTTCCAGTCAAATCTACAATACGGCATGTACTCTCACATTGCGTTGACTTGCGGAGTATTTTGAAAAAG cttTTCATTTTAGCTCTTTCAAGGCACACTAAGTGCGACACCGAAAGGAGAGCTCTAGAGTACTTGTGCAGCAAAGAAGGTGCCGCTTCATATACTACCCAcatattaaacaaaaacatatGTTTACTGGACATATTCACAATTTTTAAAACTTGCAAGCCACCCATTGAAATATTACTAGCTAATTTGCCGAGGTTACTGCCAAGACCATATTCTATAGTGAACAGTGGATTGAAGGACTCAAGTATACTAAAGATTTGTTTTTCTGTCATGACTCTGGAAAATAACAGGCAAGGACTCACAACCAGCTGGCTGGAAACACTTTTAGAACttgataattttgaaaatagaatgaagaatttaagtttaaataatCTTAATAAACAGAGAGTGCCTATGTATGTTCGAAGAAATATGGCGGATTTTTCTTTGCCGCCAAATATAAAAAGTCATTTGCTAATGATTGCTACCGGCACTGGAGTAGCACCATTTATGGGGTTTTTAGAAGAAAGACAAATGATGAAGGAATCCACGCAGAGTGAAATGGGCGAGGCTTGGTTGTTCTTTGGGTGCAGAAATCCAGACTTTGATTACCTATATGAAGGAGAATTGGCACAGTATGAGGATAGTATGGTCTTGAATAAATGTATAACAGCGTTTTCTAGAGTCAAAAATGCGGAAGCAAGGCGAGTTCAG AATGCCTTGTGTGACAATGGAGAAGACGTGGCGAGATTAATAAAAGATGGTGCGTCAGTGTTTGTGTGTGGCGAAGCGAAGAGCATGGTCACACAAGTGAAAGAGAGCATCATTGGTTATTTAGTGAAACATGGCGGCCAAACTTTAGAGGAAGCTGAAAAATATATTGTTCAAATGGAAAAGGACAAGCGATATGTTACTGATTTGTGGAGTTAG